The Sphingosinithalassobacter sp. CS137 genome includes a region encoding these proteins:
- a CDS encoding NAD(P)/FAD-dependent oxidoreductase, which yields MSRFDVLIVGAGHGGAQTAIALRQNGFTGTIGIAGDEPELPYERPPLSKEYLAGEKPFERLLIRPPAFWAERDVAMLPGRRVVRVDPGAHEVTTEAGETFGYGALVWATGGRARRLTCSGAALKGVHTVRSRADVDAMIAELPDVTRVAVIGGGYIGLEAAAVLTKLGKKVCVLEAQDRVLARVAGTPLSRFFEDEHRAHGVDIRLGVEVGCIEDRDGAACGVRLGDGSSVPAEMVIVGIGILPATDPLYAVGAQGENGVLVDAQCRTTLPEIYAVGDCALHANRFAEDGPIRLESVQNANDQATVAAKTICGIDATYQAVPWFWSNQYDLKLQTVGLSAGHDTAVVRGDPADRSFSLVYLRSGRVIALDCVNRVKDYVQGRKLVEPGAVVDPERLADTSVPLKQLLG from the coding sequence ATGAGCCGATTCGACGTGCTGATCGTCGGCGCCGGCCATGGCGGTGCACAGACGGCGATCGCACTGCGGCAGAACGGCTTTACCGGTACGATCGGAATCGCCGGCGACGAGCCCGAGCTGCCCTACGAGCGCCCGCCGCTTTCCAAGGAGTATCTCGCCGGGGAGAAACCGTTTGAGCGCCTGTTGATACGCCCCCCCGCTTTCTGGGCGGAGCGCGACGTGGCGATGCTGCCTGGCCGCCGTGTGGTCCGCGTCGATCCCGGCGCGCATGAAGTCACCACCGAGGCGGGTGAGACATTCGGCTATGGAGCGCTCGTCTGGGCGACCGGCGGGCGCGCGCGGCGGCTCACCTGTTCGGGCGCGGCGCTGAAGGGCGTTCACACGGTACGCAGTCGCGCCGACGTCGACGCAATGATCGCCGAACTGCCGGACGTGACTCGTGTGGCGGTGATCGGAGGCGGGTACATCGGACTGGAAGCGGCCGCGGTGCTCACCAAGCTCGGCAAGAAGGTTTGCGTTCTCGAGGCGCAGGATCGCGTTCTTGCCCGAGTTGCGGGCACGCCGCTGTCGCGTTTCTTCGAGGACGAGCATCGCGCCCATGGCGTGGACATCCGGCTGGGCGTCGAGGTCGGCTGCATCGAGGATCGGGACGGCGCTGCCTGCGGCGTACGGCTCGGTGACGGCAGCAGCGTTCCTGCCGAAATGGTGATCGTCGGCATCGGCATCCTCCCCGCGACCGATCCGCTCTACGCCGTGGGCGCGCAGGGTGAGAACGGCGTGCTGGTCGACGCGCAATGCCGCACGACGCTTCCCGAAATCTATGCCGTCGGTGACTGTGCGCTGCACGCCAATCGCTTCGCGGAAGACGGGCCTATCCGCCTCGAATCGGTGCAGAACGCGAACGATCAGGCCACGGTGGCCGCGAAGACGATCTGTGGAATCGACGCGACCTATCAGGCCGTCCCCTGGTTCTGGTCGAACCAATATGACCTGAAGCTGCAGACCGTCGGGCTGTCGGCCGGCCATGACACCGCAGTCGTTCGCGGCGATCCGGCGGACCGCAGCTTCTCGCTCGTCTATCTGCGCTCGGGCCGGGTAATCGCGCTCGACTGCGTGAACAGGGTCAAGGACTATGTTCAGGGACGCAAGCTGGTCGAGCCGGGAGCGGTCGTCGATCCGGAGCGGCTCGCCGACACGAGCGTTCCGCTCAAGCAACTGCTGGGCTAG
- the fghA gene encoding S-formylglutathione hydrolase, with the protein METLSTNMAHGGTQGVHRHASTVTGTDMTFSVYVPPHADGAKLPVLWYLSGLTCTHANVTEKGEYRAACAEHGVIFIAPDTSPRGDDVPDTDGYDFGKGAGFYVDATEEPWATNYRMRSYIEEELPALIAAQFPAADLTRQSITGHSMGGHGALTIALRNPDRFASVSAFAPIASPLACPWGEKALGGYLGSADKAAWRRYDACALIADGARLPELLVDQGDADQFLVEQLKPELLEAACREAGIDLTLRMQPGYDHSYYFISTFLADHVAWHAERLNT; encoded by the coding sequence TTGGAAACGCTTTCGACGAACATGGCGCATGGCGGCACCCAAGGCGTCCATCGCCATGCCTCCACCGTCACCGGCACCGACATGACCTTCTCGGTCTATGTCCCGCCGCACGCGGATGGCGCGAAGCTGCCGGTGCTCTGGTATCTCTCCGGCCTCACCTGCACTCACGCCAACGTGACCGAAAAGGGCGAGTATCGCGCCGCTTGCGCAGAGCATGGCGTGATCTTCATCGCGCCCGACACCAGCCCGCGCGGCGACGATGTGCCCGATACGGATGGCTATGATTTCGGCAAGGGCGCAGGCTTCTACGTCGATGCGACAGAGGAACCCTGGGCGACCAATTACCGCATGCGCAGCTATATCGAGGAAGAGCTTCCCGCGCTGATCGCCGCGCAGTTCCCGGCGGCGGACCTCACCCGCCAGTCGATCACCGGCCATTCGATGGGCGGCCACGGCGCGCTGACCATCGCGCTGCGTAACCCCGATCGCTTCGCCAGCGTCTCCGCCTTCGCGCCGATCGCCTCGCCGCTCGCCTGTCCCTGGGGCGAAAAGGCGCTGGGCGGCTATCTGGGCAGCGCGGACAAGGCCGCGTGGCGGCGCTACGACGCGTGCGCGCTGATCGCCGATGGCGCGCGGCTTCCCGAGCTGCTGGTCGACCAGGGCGATGCCGACCAGTTCCTCGTCGAACAACTCAAGCCCGAGCTGCTCGAGGCCGCATGCCGCGAGGCAGGCATCGACCTGACGCTGCGGATGCAGCCGGGATATGACCACAGCTATTATTTCATCTCCACCTTCCTCGCCGATCATGTCGCGTGGCACGCCGAGAGGCTGAACACATGA
- a CDS encoding cupin domain-containing protein, producing MDDKVNLPQKFAGFSDHWAPRIVGSYNGNDVRLIRAEGEFIWHVHEDTDDFFLVLDGELDIELRDRTITLGPGDLYVVPRGVEHRPVARRGEVRILNLEPRGTDNVGEGSPQRPPIAA from the coding sequence GTGGACGACAAGGTCAATCTGCCCCAGAAATTCGCCGGCTTTTCCGATCATTGGGCGCCGCGCATCGTCGGCAGCTACAATGGCAACGACGTCCGCCTGATCCGGGCCGAGGGCGAATTCATCTGGCACGTCCATGAGGACACCGATGATTTCTTCCTCGTCCTGGACGGCGAACTCGATATCGAACTGCGCGACCGCACGATCACGCTCGGCCCGGGAGACCTCTATGTCGTTCCCCGCGGAGTCGAGCACCGGCCGGTCGCGCGGCGCGGCGAGGTGCGGATCCTGAATCTCGAACCGCGCGGCACCGACAATGTCGGCGAGGGTTCGCCCCAGCGGCCGCCCATCGCAGCCTGA
- a CDS encoding VOC family protein produces MFNHIMVGTNDVEKARLFYNAVLGTLGFEGEPIRDVKDGITRLFWRHEGNSFCVSEPIDGAPATPANGGTIGFKCSSPEQVKAFHDAGVAHGGTSIEDPPGPRASSFGEVHLSYVRDPDGNKLCGMYRPRKSG; encoded by the coding sequence ATGTTCAACCACATCATGGTCGGCACCAACGACGTCGAAAAGGCGCGGCTGTTCTACAACGCGGTGCTCGGCACGCTGGGGTTCGAAGGCGAGCCGATCCGCGACGTCAAGGACGGCATCACGCGGCTGTTCTGGCGGCACGAGGGCAACAGCTTCTGCGTCAGCGAGCCGATCGACGGCGCGCCCGCCACCCCGGCGAACGGCGGCACGATCGGGTTCAAGTGCAGCTCGCCCGAGCAGGTGAAGGCGTTTCACGACGCGGGCGTCGCCCATGGCGGCACCTCGATCGAGGACCCGCCCGGCCCGCGCGCGAGCAGCTTTGGAGAAGTGCACCTTTCCTACGTCCGCGATCCGGACGGCAACAAGCTGTGCGGCATGTATCGCCCGCGCAAGTCGGGCTGA
- a CDS encoding S-(hydroxymethyl)glutathione dehydrogenase/class III alcohol dehydrogenase: MKTRAAVAFEAEQPLEIVELDLEGPKPGEVLVEIMATGICHTDAYTLDGFDSEGIFPSVLGHEGAGIVREVGAGVTSVTPGDHVIPLYTPECRQCKSCLSGKTNLCTAIRATQGKGLMPDGTTRFSYKGQPIYHYMGCSTFSNFTVLPEIAVAKIREDAPFNTSCYIGCGVTTGVGAVVNTAKVEPGANVVVFGLGGIGLNVIQGAKMVGAGRIIGVDINPDREEWGRKFGMTHFLNSKGMSREETIAKILELTDGGADYSFDATGNVEVMRTALECAHRGWGESIIIGVAEAGKEISTRPFQLVTGRVWKGTAFGGARGRTDTPRIVDWYMDGKIAIDPMITHVLSLEEINKGFDLMHAGESIRSVVVY; the protein is encoded by the coding sequence ATGAAGACCCGCGCCGCCGTCGCCTTCGAAGCCGAACAGCCTCTGGAGATCGTCGAACTCGATCTCGAAGGGCCGAAGCCCGGCGAAGTGCTGGTCGAGATCATGGCGACGGGCATCTGCCATACGGACGCCTATACGCTCGACGGGTTCGACAGCGAAGGCATCTTCCCCAGCGTGCTCGGCCATGAAGGCGCAGGGATCGTGCGCGAGGTGGGCGCAGGCGTCACCAGCGTGACCCCCGGCGACCATGTCATCCCGCTCTACACCCCCGAATGCCGCCAGTGTAAGTCGTGCCTCTCGGGCAAGACGAACCTCTGCACCGCGATCCGCGCGACGCAAGGGAAAGGGCTGATGCCCGACGGCACGACCCGCTTCAGCTACAAGGGGCAGCCGATCTACCATTATATGGGCTGCTCCACTTTCTCGAACTTCACCGTGCTGCCCGAAATCGCCGTCGCGAAGATCCGCGAGGACGCGCCGTTCAACACCAGCTGCTACATCGGCTGCGGCGTCACCACCGGCGTCGGCGCGGTGGTCAACACCGCCAAGGTGGAACCGGGCGCGAACGTCGTCGTGTTCGGCTTGGGCGGCATCGGCCTCAACGTCATCCAGGGCGCGAAGATGGTCGGCGCGGGCCGCATCATCGGCGTCGACATCAACCCCGATCGCGAGGAATGGGGCCGCAAGTTCGGCATGACGCATTTCCTCAATTCGAAGGGCATGAGCCGTGAGGAGACGATCGCGAAGATCCTCGAACTCACCGACGGCGGCGCCGACTACAGCTTCGACGCGACCGGCAATGTCGAGGTGATGCGTACCGCGCTGGAATGCGCGCATCGCGGCTGGGGCGAATCGATCATCATCGGCGTTGCCGAAGCGGGCAAGGAAATCAGCACGCGCCCGTTCCAGCTGGTCACCGGCCGGGTGTGGAAGGGCACGGCGTTCGGCGGCGCGCGCGGGCGCACCGACACGCCCAGGATCGTCGACTGGTATATGGACGGCAAGATCGCGATCGATCCGATGATCACGCATGTCCTCAGCCTCGAGGAGATCAACAAGGGCTTCGATCTGATGCATGCGGGCGAAAGCATCCGCAGCGTCGTGGTCTATTGA
- a CDS encoding aminopeptidase P family protein — MSTYADRLTALREQLRSERLDGFVVPLTDEHMSEYVGDYAQRLAWLTGFQGSAGAAVILPAEAAMFVDGRYTLQVREQVDADHYQYVKVPDTSMSDWLGEHAPEGGRIGYDPWLHTRAWVAEASKALAERGAELVPVAANPVDAIWSDRPAPSPATLSAQSDAAAGKTSAEKRAVIAEWLETRRADAVVLSALDSIAWTFNIRGEDVIHTPVALSYALVHSDGTAELFVAPEKVTDAVRQHLGNAVRVQPRDAFAPALKELSGKRVAADPERAVAAIFDLLDAGGAHILPVRDPAVLAKALKNSAEVAGHRAAQARDAVAMVRFLRWIEEEAPKGSVTEMSAVRKLLEFRQALGVLKDTSFDTISGYGKHGAIPHYRVTEESSLRLEPGSLYLVDSGGQYEDGTTDITRVMPVGEPTAEMKDRFTRVLKGMIALTHAVFPDGTAGSQIDAFARQFLWQAGLDYPHGTGHGVGAYLSVHEGPQRIAAPNYPGGGPSEPLRAGMICSNEPGYYKAGEYGIRIENLVLIVEQEIAGAEQTMLGFETLTFVPIERTLIDPALLTPHEREWLDGYHAKVLEIVGPQVDGEDKAWLEAKCAPIA; from the coding sequence ATGTCCACCTACGCAGACCGCCTCACCGCCCTTCGCGAACAGCTCCGTTCGGAGCGCCTCGACGGCTTCGTCGTGCCGCTCACCGACGAGCATATGAGCGAATATGTAGGCGATTATGCCCAGCGCCTCGCGTGGCTTACCGGCTTTCAGGGCTCGGCGGGCGCCGCGGTGATCCTCCCTGCCGAAGCCGCGATGTTCGTCGACGGGCGGTACACGCTGCAGGTGCGCGAACAGGTCGATGCCGATCACTATCAATATGTAAAGGTGCCCGACACGAGCATGTCGGACTGGCTGGGTGAGCACGCGCCCGAGGGCGGTCGCATCGGCTATGATCCGTGGCTCCACACCCGCGCCTGGGTGGCCGAGGCAAGCAAGGCGCTGGCGGAGCGCGGCGCCGAGCTGGTGCCGGTCGCGGCCAATCCGGTCGATGCGATCTGGTCCGATCGTCCCGCCCCCTCGCCTGCCACGCTCAGCGCCCAGAGCGATGCCGCGGCAGGCAAGACCTCGGCCGAAAAGCGCGCCGTTATCGCCGAATGGCTCGAGACGCGCCGTGCCGACGCGGTGGTGCTCTCGGCGCTCGACTCGATCGCCTGGACGTTCAACATCCGTGGGGAGGACGTGATCCACACGCCCGTCGCGCTCTCCTACGCGCTGGTCCACTCCGACGGTACCGCCGAGCTGTTCGTCGCGCCCGAAAAGGTGACCGACGCGGTGCGCCAGCACCTCGGCAATGCCGTGCGCGTCCAGCCGCGCGACGCCTTCGCGCCTGCGCTGAAGGAGCTGTCGGGCAAGCGAGTCGCCGCCGATCCCGAGCGCGCCGTCGCCGCGATCTTCGACCTGCTCGACGCAGGCGGCGCGCACATCCTCCCGGTGCGCGATCCGGCAGTGCTCGCCAAGGCGCTCAAGAACTCCGCCGAAGTCGCCGGCCACCGTGCCGCGCAGGCGCGCGACGCGGTCGCGATGGTCCGCTTCCTGCGCTGGATCGAGGAGGAAGCGCCGAAGGGCAGCGTCACCGAGATGTCGGCGGTGCGCAAGCTGCTCGAATTCCGCCAGGCCCTCGGCGTGCTCAAGGACACGTCGTTCGACACCATCTCGGGCTATGGCAAGCACGGCGCGATCCCGCACTATCGCGTCACCGAGGAATCGAGCCTGCGCCTCGAACCCGGCAGCCTCTATCTCGTCGATTCGGGCGGGCAATATGAAGACGGCACCACCGACATCACGCGCGTGATGCCCGTCGGCGAACCGACCGCGGAGATGAAGGACCGCTTCACCCGCGTGCTCAAGGGCATGATCGCGCTCACTCATGCCGTGTTCCCGGACGGCACCGCGGGCAGCCAGATCGATGCCTTCGCGCGCCAGTTCCTCTGGCAGGCGGGGCTCGATTATCCGCACGGCACCGGTCACGGCGTCGGCGCGTATCTGTCGGTGCACGAGGGGCCGCAGCGCATCGCCGCGCCCAACTATCCCGGCGGCGGCCCGAGCGAGCCGCTGCGCGCGGGCATGATCTGCTCGAACGAGCCGGGCTATTACAAGGCAGGCGAATACGGCATCCGCATCGAAAACCTCGTGCTGATCGTCGAGCAGGAGATCGCGGGCGCGGAGCAGACGATGCTCGGCTTCGAAACGCTCACCTTCGTCCCCATCGAACGCACGCTGATCGACCCCGCGCTATTGACGCCGCACGAGCGCGAGTGGCTCGACGGCTATCACGCGAAGGTGCTGGAGATCGTCGGCCCGCAGGTCGACGGCGAGGACAAGGCCTGGCTCGAAGCCAAATGCGCGCCGATCGCGTAA